Part of the Nocardia farcinica genome, CATGATCCTCCTCAACGACTGACCGTCAGTCAGTGGAACTGTATTAGGTGACCCTGACCTCGGCAAGGGGCTCGTGCCGTCGCACCCGGCGCGATGGTTAGAGTCGGCCGGGTGAACAAGAAGGCGCCTCGGACCAAACCCGCCGAACAGCGGCGTCACGAGTTGCTGGACGCGGCAGAGGAATTGGTGCTGCGCGCTGGGTCGGACGCCTTCACCGTCGACGAGGTCACCAGCGGCGCCGGTGTCGCGAAGGGCACGTTCTACCTGCACTTCGCCAACAAGGCCGAGGTGCTGCGGGCACTGCGGGAGCGCTACCTGACCCGCTTCGTGGCGGCGCAGCTCGCGGCGGCCCGCCGGGCGGACGGCGTGGCGGCCGTCGAGCAGTGGATGCTCGTCGGGATCACCGAGTACCTGCGCGACCTACGGCTGCACGACGTGCTGTTCCACACCACGAGCGCCGATCGCGCGGCGCCGAACCCGGCGGTCGACACCCTCGTCGACCTGCTGTCCGAGCTGGCGAATCCGCCGGCCGATCCGCGCTCGACCGCGGTCGTGCTCTATTCGGTCATGCACGGCGCGGCCGACCACATCGCCCACGCCCCCGAGGACGAACCGGCCTTGCGCGCGACGGTCGCGCAGGTGTGCCGCACGCTGCTGGCGGGCGACTGAGCGGATCGGCCTGTCCGGGTCAGGCCGGGCCGGTGACGTGGTAACCGTCGGCGGCGGCGGTCACCTCGACCACCGGCCCGCGCGGACGGCCGCAGCGGCGATCGCAGCCGGACCAGTGTTGCCGTCCGGCGACGGCCAGCTGGTCGGCGGCCCGCGGCCCGGCGGCGAGAGTCGTCGGCTCGCCGGGACCCGGCACCCGCCCCTCGGCGACGGCCGCCGCGACGTCGGCGCGCACGTCGGTGTGCGACTTCGCGCACCCCGGACGGCCCGCGCAGGCGCTCACCAGCAGCCACGGCGAGTTCGCGTCGAAGATCAGGCCCATCGGGGCGAGCACGCGCACCACCTGTTCGGCGGTCCATTCGTCCAGGTCGGTGACGACGAGGCCGCGCCAGGGGGTGAGGACGACCGGTCGTTCCACCGCGACGAGGAATTCGGCGGTGCGTGCGGGCAGCGAGCCCAGCGCGACGCCCGCCCCGAGCGCGACCAGGCCGTCGTCCTGCGGCAGCCAGCCGATCGGCGGTGCGGCGGGCGGTGCGGGTTCCACCCGGTCGTCGGTGGGGGAGAGGCCGAGCCGGTCGACCACCCGGGCCGCGCCGTCGGGGATCTCGTGCAACCGCCATTGCCCGGAGCTCAGCGCGAGGAAGGCGTGGGCGGCCGCGATCATCACGTCGACGGCGTCGGTGGCCGCCAGGCGGATGCCGGTGTCGGCGCCCGCCAGCAGCAGGGCGAACTCGTCGGTGACCGCCTGCACGCCGATGTCGCCGCCGAGTGCACTGATCGCGCCGCGGCCGTCGTCGAGGGTGAACAGGACCCGGCCGGGCAGCGACGCCAGCGCCGGGTCCGCCAGCAGGCGGGCGTCGAGCGCGGCAACCAGCGGGTGCACCGCACCGGTGCCGCCGGTGCGGCCCGCCAGGGGGGAGGCGACGATGTTGCGCACCCGCTCGTGGGAGTGGCTCGGCAGCAGACCGGCCGCCTCCAGGCGGGCGGTCAGCTCGGCGGCGTCGCGGACCCGGCGCAGTTGCACGTTGCCGCGGGAGGTGAGTTCGAGCGCGCCGTCGCCGAGCTCGGTCGCGGCCTCGGCCAGTCCGCGCAGCTGATCGGGCGTGAGCAGTCCGCCGGGGATTCGGACCCGCGCCAGCGGGCCGTCGGCGGCCTGGTGCAGGCGCAGCACGCCGGGGCAGGCATCGGGGGCGGTTCGGGTCATGACCCTCTCAGCCTACGTCCCGCGGTCCTCGTCCGGCCGACCGCTCGCCCGGCGCGGGCGACCACGGGCCAGTACTGTTGCGTTCCATGAGTTTCCCGTCCGAGATCGTCGACCGGCTGGCGATCACCGATGTGCTGACCCGACTGTTCGTCTACACCGACCAGAAGCGCTGGGACGACCTGCTCGACCTCTTCGCCGCCGAGGTCGATTTCGACGGCGGTACCGGGCAGGCGCAGCGGCGCCCGGCGACCGACATCGCCGCCGACTGGAAGGCCGCGCTCGAGCCGCTCGACGCCGTACACCACCAGGCCGGCAACTACCTGGTCGACCTCGACGGCGACCGCGCCGACGTGCACGCCGACTCCATCGCCGTGCACGTGCGCGAGGACGCCACCCAGGGCAAGACGCGCACGTTCATCGGCAGCTACCGCCTCGGCGTGCACCGCGACGGCGCGGGCTGGCGCATCGACCGGTTCCACTACCGGCCGAAGGTGATCGAGGGCAACGTCGACCTCACCTGAGCGGCGGTCGGCGGCGTCGCGAGACCCCGACGACGGCCGTTCGGCGTCGCGCGGTCACCGATCGATGCACCGCGCGCCGCCCACGATGGGGCGGACGCCCGCGATCACCGGGGTGGCCGCGGCGGGTAGCATCGCCGGTGCTCGGCGGGCGTCGAGGAAACCGGTGGAATTCCGGTGCGGTCGCGCCACTGTGAACAGCCAGACCCTCTCCGGCGAGCACCACACCCGATGGGCGCGTCACCCGAGGAAGGTCTTTCGTGATCCTGCTGCTGTCCACCTCCGACACCGATCTGCTCAGCGCGCGCGCCAGCGGCGCCGACTACCGCCTGGGCAATCCCGCCCGCCTGCTGGTCGACGACCTCCCGGGCTTGCTCGACGGGGCCGATCTGGTGATCGTGCGCATCCTCGGCGGCAAGCGGGCCTGGGCGGAGGGCCTGGCCGCGCTCCAGGACAGCGGGGTGCCGATGGTGGCGCTCGGCGGTGAGATCGCCCCCGATGCCGAGCTGATGGAATGCTCCACGGTGCCCGGCGGCGTCGCGGCCGACGCGCACAACTACCTCGCCGCCGGCGGCCCGGAGAACCTGCGCCAGCTGCACAACTTCCTCTCCGACACGGTGCTGCTCACCGGCCACGGATTCGAGCCGCCGGTGCACCTGCCCGCCTGGGGCGAACTCGACCGGGAACCCGCCGCGCTCGGGCCGGACGCGCCGACGGTCGGCATCGTCTACTACCGTGCCCAGCACCTGGCGGGCAACACCGCCTACGTCGAGGCGCTCTGCCGCGCCGTCGAGGACGCGGGTGCGCGGGCGCTGCCGGTCTACTGCGCGTCGCTGCGCACCGCCGAACCGGAGCTGCTGGCCACCCTCGGCCGTGCCGAAGCCCTGGTGGTGACCGTGCTCGCCGCGGGCGGCACCAAACCCGCCACGGCCTCGGCCGGTGGTGACGACGAAGCCTGGGACGTCGGCGCGCTGGCCGCGTTGGACGTGCCGATCCTGCAGGGCCTGTGCCTGACCACCGGCCGCGCGCAGTGGGAGGACAACGACGACGGCCTGTCCCCGCTCGACGTCGCCACCCAGGTCGCGGTGCCGGAGTTCGACGGCCGGATCATCACCGTGCCGTTCTCGTTCAAGGAGTTCGACGCCGACGGGCTGTCCACCTATGTGCCCGACCCCGAGCGGGCCGCGCGGGTGGCCGGCATCGCCGTCCGGCACGCTCGGCTGCGCCACATCCCCGCGGCGGACAAGCGGCTGGCGCTGATGCTCTCGGCCTATCCGACCAAGCACGCCCGCATCGGCAACGCCGTCGGCCTGGACACCCCGGCCAGCACCATCGCGCTGCTGCACGAATTGCGCACGGCCGGTTACGACCTCGGCGAGCCGGGCGAGGTGCCCGGCTTGGCCGAGCACGACGGCGACGCCCTCATGCACGCCCTCATCGCCGCGGGCGGCCAGGACCCGGACTGGCTGACCGCCGAGCAACTGGAGGGCAACCCGATCCGCATCGGCGCCGACACCTACACCGCCTGGTTCGGCACCCTTCCCGCGGAGCTGCGCGACGCGGTGGTCGAGGCGTGGGGCCCGCCGCCCGGCGACCTCTACGTCGACCGCTCGGCCGACCCGAAGGGCGAGATCGTCATCGCCGCACTGCGTTTCGGCAACATCGTGCTCATGGTGCAGCCGCCGCGCGGCTTCGGCGAGAACCCGGTCGCCATCTACCACGATCCCGACCTGCCGCCCAGCCACCACTACCTGGCCGCCTACCGCTGGCTGGCCGCGCCCGTCGAGCAGGGCGGCTTCGGTGCCGACGCGATGGTGCACATCGGCAAGCACGGCAACCTGGAATGGCTGCCGGGCAAGACGCTGGGCATGTCGGCGGCCTGCGGCACCGACGCCGCGCTCGGTGACCTGCCGCTGATCTACCCGTTCCTGGTCAACGATCCCGGCGAGGGCACCCAGGCCAAGCGCCGCGCCCACGCCACCCTGGTCGACCACCTCATCCCGCCGATGGCGCGCGCCGAGAGCTACGGCGACATCGCCCGGCTCGAGCAGTTGCTCGACGAGCACGCCAACATCTCCGCGCTCGACCCGGCCAAGCTGCCCGCGATCCGCCAGCAGATCTGGACCCTCATGCGCGCGGCCGAGATGGACCGCGACCTCGGGCTCGAGGAGCGTCCCGACGAGGACTCCTTCGACGACATGCTGCTGCACGTCGACGGCTGGCTGTGCGAGATCAAGGATGTGCAGATCCGCGACGGCCTGCACGTGCTCGGACAGCCTCCGGTGGGGGCCGCCGAGGTGGACCTGGTGCTGGCGATGCTGCGCGCCCGCCAGCTGTGGGGCGGCGAGACCACCGTGCCCGGCCTGCGCGAAGCGTTGGGCCTGGACGAATCCGGGTCGGAGAGCCGCGAGCGGGTGGACGCGGTGGAGGAGCGGGCGCGCGAACTGCTGCTCGCCCTGCAGGCCGCGGACTGGTCGGTGGACGCCGTCGACGGCCTGATCGACCGGTTCGCCGGGCAGCTGTTCGCCGACGCGGGCGGCGACCGGGAATCGGTGTCGGCGGTCCTGCGGTTCGCCGCCACCGAGGTGGTGCCGCGGCTGCGCGGCACCGGTCAGGAGATCGCGCGGGTGCTGCACGCCCTCGACGGCGGCTTCGTCCCGGCCGGGCCCAGCGGCTCGCCGCTGCGCGGGCTGATCAACGTGCTGCCGACCGGGCGCAACTTCTACTCGGTGGACCCCAAGGCGGTGCCGTCGCGGCTGGCCTGGGAGACCGGCCAGGCGATGGCCGACTCGCTGCTGCAACGCTACCTGGCCGATCAGGGCGAATACCCGCGCTCGGTGGGCCTGTCGGTGTGGGGCACTTCGGCGATGCGGACCTCCGGCGACGACATCGCCGAAGTGCTCGCGCTGCTGGGCGTGCGGCCGGTGTGGGACGAGGCCAGCCGCCGCGTCACCACCCTCGAGGTGATCCCGCTCGCCGAACTCGGCCGCCCGCGCATCGACGTCACCGTCCGCATCAGCGGCTTCTTCCGCGACGCGTTCCCGCACGTGCTGGCCCTGCTCGACGACGCGGTCCGCCTCGTCGCCGACCTCGACGAACCCGCTGAGGACAACTACGTGCGCGCGCACACCCTCGCCGATGTGGCCGAGCACGGCGACCGGCGCCGTGCCACCACCCGCATCTTCGGGTCCAAGCCGGGCACCTACGGCGCGGGCCTGCTCCAGCTGATCGATTCCAAGAGCTGGCGCAGCGACGACGACCTCGCCCAGGTCTACACCACCTGGGGCGGCTACGCCTACGGTCGCGGTCTCGACGGCGCCCCCGCCGCCGAGGACATGCGCAGCGCCTACCGCCGGATCGCGGTGGCGGCCAAGAACACCGACACCCGCGAACACGACATCGCCGACTCCGACGACTACTTCCAGTACCACGGCGGCATGGTCGCCACCGTCCGCGCGCTCACCGGCACGAACCCGCAGGCCTACATCGGCGACAGCACCCGCCCCGACGCCGTGCGCACCCGCACCCTCTCCGAGGAGACCACCCGCGTCTTCCGTGCCCGCGTGGTGAACCCGCGCTGGCTCGAGGCCATGCGCAGGCACGGGTACAAGGGCGCGTTCGAGATGGCCGCCACCGTCGACTACCTGTTCGGCTACGACGCCACCACCGACGTGGTCGCCGACTGGATGTACGAAAAGCTCAGCGAGAGCTACGTCTTCGACGAGACCAACCGCAAGTTCATGCAGCAGTCCAACCCCTGGGCCCTGCACGGCATCGCCGAACGCCTCCTGGAAGCGGCCGAACGCGGCATGTGGTCGGCCCCCGAACAGCAGACCCTGGACCGCCTGCGCCAGGTGTACCTGGAGACCGAGGGGGAGCTCGAGTAGCCGAACCGGTCGACCGTGGCGGCGTCGTCGGACGCGG contains:
- the cobN gene encoding cobaltochelatase subunit CobN: MILLLSTSDTDLLSARASGADYRLGNPARLLVDDLPGLLDGADLVIVRILGGKRAWAEGLAALQDSGVPMVALGGEIAPDAELMECSTVPGGVAADAHNYLAAGGPENLRQLHNFLSDTVLLTGHGFEPPVHLPAWGELDREPAALGPDAPTVGIVYYRAQHLAGNTAYVEALCRAVEDAGARALPVYCASLRTAEPELLATLGRAEALVVTVLAAGGTKPATASAGGDDEAWDVGALAALDVPILQGLCLTTGRAQWEDNDDGLSPLDVATQVAVPEFDGRIITVPFSFKEFDADGLSTYVPDPERAARVAGIAVRHARLRHIPAADKRLALMLSAYPTKHARIGNAVGLDTPASTIALLHELRTAGYDLGEPGEVPGLAEHDGDALMHALIAAGGQDPDWLTAEQLEGNPIRIGADTYTAWFGTLPAELRDAVVEAWGPPPGDLYVDRSADPKGEIVIAALRFGNIVLMVQPPRGFGENPVAIYHDPDLPPSHHYLAAYRWLAAPVEQGGFGADAMVHIGKHGNLEWLPGKTLGMSAACGTDAALGDLPLIYPFLVNDPGEGTQAKRRAHATLVDHLIPPMARAESYGDIARLEQLLDEHANISALDPAKLPAIRQQIWTLMRAAEMDRDLGLEERPDEDSFDDMLLHVDGWLCEIKDVQIRDGLHVLGQPPVGAAEVDLVLAMLRARQLWGGETTVPGLREALGLDESGSESRERVDAVEERARELLLALQAADWSVDAVDGLIDRFAGQLFADAGGDRESVSAVLRFAATEVVPRLRGTGQEIARVLHALDGGFVPAGPSGSPLRGLINVLPTGRNFYSVDPKAVPSRLAWETGQAMADSLLQRYLADQGEYPRSVGLSVWGTSAMRTSGDDIAEVLALLGVRPVWDEASRRVTTLEVIPLAELGRPRIDVTVRISGFFRDAFPHVLALLDDAVRLVADLDEPAEDNYVRAHTLADVAEHGDRRRATTRIFGSKPGTYGAGLLQLIDSKSWRSDDDLAQVYTTWGGYAYGRGLDGAPAAEDMRSAYRRIAVAAKNTDTREHDIADSDDYFQYHGGMVATVRALTGTNPQAYIGDSTRPDAVRTRTLSEETTRVFRARVVNPRWLEAMRRHGYKGAFEMAATVDYLFGYDATTDVVADWMYEKLSESYVFDETNRKFMQQSNPWALHGIAERLLEAAERGMWSAPEQQTLDRLRQVYLETEGELE
- the cobG gene encoding precorrin-3B synthase, which codes for MTRTAPDACPGVLRLHQAADGPLARVRIPGGLLTPDQLRGLAEAATELGDGALELTSRGNVQLRRVRDAAELTARLEAAGLLPSHSHERVRNIVASPLAGRTGGTGAVHPLVAALDARLLADPALASLPGRVLFTLDDGRGAISALGGDIGVQAVTDEFALLLAGADTGIRLAATDAVDVMIAAAHAFLALSSGQWRLHEIPDGAARVVDRLGLSPTDDRVEPAPPAAPPIGWLPQDDGLVALGAGVALGSLPARTAEFLVAVERPVVLTPWRGLVVTDLDEWTAEQVVRVLAPMGLIFDANSPWLLVSACAGRPGCAKSHTDVRADVAAAVAEGRVPGPGEPTTLAAGPRAADQLAVAGRQHWSGCDRRCGRPRGPVVEVTAAADGYHVTGPA
- a CDS encoding TetR/AcrR family transcriptional regulator gives rise to the protein MNKKAPRTKPAEQRRHELLDAAEELVLRAGSDAFTVDEVTSGAGVAKGTFYLHFANKAEVLRALRERYLTRFVAAQLAAARRADGVAAVEQWMLVGITEYLRDLRLHDVLFHTTSADRAAPNPAVDTLVDLLSELANPPADPRSTAVVLYSVMHGAADHIAHAPEDEPALRATVAQVCRTLLAGD
- a CDS encoding nuclear transport factor 2 family protein: MSFPSEIVDRLAITDVLTRLFVYTDQKRWDDLLDLFAAEVDFDGGTGQAQRRPATDIAADWKAALEPLDAVHHQAGNYLVDLDGDRADVHADSIAVHVREDATQGKTRTFIGSYRLGVHRDGAGWRIDRFHYRPKVIEGNVDLT